In Zingiber officinale cultivar Zhangliang chromosome 1A, Zo_v1.1, whole genome shotgun sequence, the DNA window TTTCAGTGGGCAATGACAACAACCCAAAACATATAGTTACAGCATTTGCTAGGAATAGGGCAACACAAAAACGGAGAAGCCCGGTGATCACATATTAAGAGCAAGAAAGAGACCAGGTGATTCTAGTCATGGACCTTTTGCTATTCGAGAAGTAACCAACATGCATCAGATAATTGATAACTAGATCCTGAGCACCGCACACCCGAGAATGCTGCCGCAGCAATGTGTCATCGCAGATACTCTGCGCCATGCTGGCCTCTCGGCTCTCACATTCAATGCATCGGCATCAGATAGCTGTTTAATGCATTGGTTCCTAGGGCCAGGACCGATTACTCCTCCGATGATATAGATCTCATCACCCACTCCAATCATCCCAAAACCAATGCGGCAGTGAAAATCGGATACATACGATACCACCCTATCAGGTAAATTCTTCGCGCACTGTTTGGAGATGCAGCCATTGCTTAGAACATATAGCTCCCCTCGAACCACAGCCATTGGGCCCTGTAGCCAACCATAGTCTGCGACATCCCACTCTTTTCTCCCAAAATCCAATATCTGAACCGTCGACAATCCCTTGTGCAAGACATGCATCTTCCCCCTGAGGACCACCCCAGAGCATGCAGAGCTATGTGAGTGACAGAGATCAGGAAGGGGTTCCCATTTGTCTAATTGAGGATCATAAATCTCTGCATTTGTTATGGTTTCTCGGCAATTTGTGAATCCGCCAGCTACCACAATCTTTCCATCCAATGCACAGCAGGCAAACATTGCACGGTGTACAAGCATAGGGGACCGCCGTGTCCACTCAAAACGGAGTGGATCATACGACCAAACCTCATTGCTAGCAAAGATACGATCATGATCTCCTGTCAATGGGTCAACTCTATCACTACCTCCTCCAATAACAAAGAGTTTACCGCCGACAGATACCGCACCAAAACGAGCTAGGTGTCTGATTTCCGAAGGCATAAGTGGCAGGGTTATCCAACGGTCGTGTAGAGGGTCATAGAGCTGCCAAACATTCTCAGGCTCAAATGCTAAGGCACAAAGTAACTCTTCTGAAGCCCCAACTTCCTCACGGGTCTTGAATATATCAAGGCCTCGAAGTGCAGTCCTCCAAGAGCGACAAACAAGCTGCAATTGAGGATGGAAGTAGGAGGGTACTCGTGCCAAGCATTGGATAGCAACTTCATCAGGGAGACCATCAAACAGCGGTGACATATTGTCTAGTTGCTCAGGTTTTTTGACATAGCAAACTGAAGTATTTGGTGAAATTCCACAGCCtgaaaaatgtgttattaatatTCAAATATCAATCAAAACAGCAGATGCTATGAGAtcttttaattaaattatcaaactctTTGAATGAAAAAGGAATGCCATCATGAAAACATCATAAAATCACTATCAAAGCATAGAAAATCAGTTGCCTCCGAAGTTGCATCTTAAGTAGCAGGTATAACTCATCAGCTATTCTCCCAAATAAGGAATGCCCTACCGAGTTTATACTTTGAAAGAAATTCATGGTGTTTATATCAGACCATTATGCTTATACTTGAACTCCAATTAGATAAAAGAATCTCCTCATGAACCTATAACTATAAAAAATCCTTCATCACACTCCAAGTAGTTCCAACACTAATAAAACATTATTATTGCATATCTTTCAATCACATTAATGTAACAACTAGATATCCCTTTTATCTAAAAAGCATCATATTAAGTTGTTTAGGGACTACCATAAATTTTTTCCTAGGTTGATAAAAATCATATATAGATTCTTCTTATCATATTGATATATCAAAAATTTTCATTGATTGTCTAATTAAAAAAATGTCATCTTTTGTTCTTCTAAGCAAATTGTCTCTCTAGATATGAGTGAACAACTTTTTTTTAGATCATCATACAAACAATTTGTATATGTTATTTTCCAACTCTCAGGTCATCTTCTTATGAGTTTTTATATAAATGAAGAAGGGTGAACTTAATAACTTGCTTTTTCCTATCCCATTGGCTGATTCAATGAGACATCCTAAAGCATTCCAGTACATAGAAGTTATTCATTCGTCTTAtagtaaataattttattttgataattatcTCAGTACAAGCATAAAACTTAAGAGAATAAAACAAAAAGTTCTAGGTTTAATAGGACCCTTATCTTGTGTCTCCTACATTTATCAACGAGTTTGACATCAGGAATGACCAACTTGAAGTGGTAAAAAAACACCTGCATATTATGTCTTGTTCCTAGTGAGAAATATTAAATTGCATCTAAACCACAAATAACAAAAGGCAAAAACAAAAAATAAGCAGTATTCAGGTTTCAGCAAAAAAGCCTTGAGGAGGAATGGGAAACTTGTCATAGCACATGGTATACATGAAACAAGTGTTGACGAAAATAGTTGAATAAGCTTGCTGCCTATTGCATCATTCCATTTTTTAGTGGATGTACTCATGTAGACAGTAATTTCAGAACAATACAAGAGAAGAAGCACACAGCCACACATTACCTTCTTAAAATTCAATGCTACAGCATAAGGCATGAGAACAAATATTTGATATACATGACAAGATCGtctcaaaataaaattaagtcaACAAGTTTCATATAGTTGAGGAATGATAGAACAACAGAATAAACTTTGAGAAAGAATAAGGACATAGAACAACAGAATACACTTTGAGAAAGCATAAGGACATCACAAATCTAGTACTCAATGTTCTAGAGTTCAGAATCAAGCAATAAAATTGGACAACAGTTAGCAGTAGCACTATCAAGTAGCAAAAAAATGCATATATGAATAACTTTCTTGAATCAATCAATGGAATCAAAAGTAGATAACAGGCACAAATTCAAAGGAAAAACAGTATTTTAGAAGACAATAGGA includes these proteins:
- the LOC122035896 gene encoding F-box/kelch-repeat protein SKIP30-like; this translates as MSPLFDGLPDEVAIQCLARVPSYFHPQLQLVCRSWRTALRGLDIFKTREEVGASEELLCALAFEPENVWQLYDPLHDRWITLPLMPSEIRHLARFGAVSVGGKLFVIGGGSDRVDPLTGDHDRIFASNEVWSYDPLRFEWTRRSPMLVHRAMFACCALDGKIVVAGGFTNCRETITNAEIYDPQLDKWEPLPDLCHSHSSACSGVVLRGKMHVLHKGLSTVQILDFGRKEWDVADYGWLQGPMAVVRGELYVLSNGCISKQCAKNLPDRVVSYVSDFHCRIGFGMIGVGDEIYIIGGVIGPGPRNQCIKQLSDADALNVRAERPAWRRVSAMTHCCGSILGCAVLRI